AATTGTAGATGAAGTTTTGGCCGTGGGAGATGCTGAGTTTCAGAAAAAGGCCGTGGGTAAAATGAAAGATGTGAGTAGTGGCGAAGGGCGGACCGTTTTGTTTGTGAGCCATAATATGGGCAGCGTTCGGGCACTTTGCAACAAAGGCTTGGTGCTCAAAAATGGCCAAATGCAGTTTCAGGGAACGGCAGATGCAGCAGTGCAAAACTATTTGGACAACTACGTAGAAGAAAGCCGAGAAATTGAGTGGTCCAGAGAAGAAGCGCCGGGCACGCATGAAGTCAAATTGCTTTCGGCCAAGGTGAAAAAAGCAGGCGCTAGCAGCAGCCGTGAAATGATTGAACAAGGCGATGCGGTAGAGCTCGACTTTGTCATTGAGAAATTGACCGAAGGCGAAGAGCAGGTAGATTTTACCTTTCATTTTTATGATGAGATGAACAACTTTGTTTTTATGGCCAGCTCTGCTTTGCAAAATGACATTCCTAAGTCGGGCAAGGGGCTACTGCACTATAAAGCCCTCATTCCTGCCAACCTTCTACATGAGGGAAATTATAGTCTGGATAAAATATTCATTGTCAAAAACAAAGCGAGCCTCCTTTACCGTCATGGAAGCAGCCTCAACTTTGAGGTGGTGCGTAGAATCTCTGGTTTTGGTTGGCAGGGCGCCAAGGAAGGAGTGGTCAAGCCAGATATTAAATGGAGCTTAGAGCAACTATAGATAAAAAGGATATGACTAAAGAAAAACAGATCGTACACTTTTGTCGAGACAGTGTGTTTCATCGAATCATTATAGACCTTTATGAGGCAGTTGCTCCAGGTCAGAACCGCTATATTTTGGTCAAGGAGAAAGATGCCTATGTCTCTTTTAAGTTGGAGCCAGAAATGGAAAAACTGACTAAAGCAGAGGCTAAGGAGGCATTGGCCCAACATGAGGTGGCCATTTTCCACTCATTGAGTGAAAACAATCTTTGGTTGGCGGCTCAGGCTGGAGATCAACAAAAGGTTGTTTGGTGCAGTTGGGGGAGTGATTTGGGAGCTAACCATAGCTACTGCTCTGATGAGACTATTTTAGATCCAAAATCTTATCAGGCGAACCAGCAAAATAGAAAAGCTGTATTAAGAGCAGCTAAAATAACACTATACAAGCTTTTGCATCAGTTTCCTAGCCTGCAAGCTGCTTATTTCAATTGGCGGATTGCCAAAGAAAAACAGCCATTAAAAGAACAGGCACTTTCGAAGATAGACTATGTGTCTACCATACTTCCACCAGAAAAGGAAATTTTAAGTAGCCTTCCTCAGCTGAAAGCGGATTATCAGTGGGTAAACTATGGTGCGGTGGATATGTTTGTTGGGGACTTCTACAAAAAGGATACTCCTTTGGGACAAGGGATGTTTGTGGGACACGCTGCTTTCTTTACCTGTAATCATCTAGATATTTTACCCCAAATCAAAGCGCTAGACTACCCCTATTCTATATTTATCCCTATGGCTTATGGCAATAAATATTGTAAAGCCGCTCTAGCCGAAGAAGCACCCAAGCTTTTTGGCCAACAGCTAATTTTGCAAAAAGAAGTGCTTCCCAAAGCCGATTACTTAAAGCAGCTCTTGGCTTGCAACATTGCCGTACTTAATACAAAGCGACAGGAAGCTTTAGGGACCCTAATCACTGTGCTCTATTTGGGAATGCATACTTATTTACATCCAGAAGGGGTGCTGTACAAATTTTGTACAGAACAAGGCCTAAAGGTTTATACTACCCGAGCACTAAAAAAGGGAATGGATTTCCCTAAGGGGAAGGCTAAAGAGATGAAGCACAATAGGGCGCAATTAGAAAAGATATATGGTCGAGAGGTGGTTCTCTCTAGAATAGAAAATTTGCTAAAAAAACTACTGGACTAAGATGACAAAGCCTTTACTTTCTGTAGTACTCTCTGTTTATAATGCAGCACCCTACCTTGAAGAATGCCTCGAATCCCTAGCTGCCCAAACTTACAGCCCCATAGAATTTTGGTTAGCAGACGATGGTTCTAGCGATGACAGTCGTGCTATTTTAGACCGTTGGGCCGCCAAAGACAGTCGCTTTAAAACAGATCACAACGATAAGAATATCGGTAAAATCAAAACGATTAACCGTTTGCTATTAGAGCGGGCAAAAGGAAAATATCTTTCTGTTCATGATGCAGATGACTATTCCGCACCCAATCGCTTTGAATTACAACTACAGTTTTTAGAAGCAGAGCCCGACCACGGTTTATGTGGAACATTCTACACTAAAATATCAGATGATAATAAAGTCTTAAGAAAGGAAAAGAAACATGTTTCGGCTGATGTTATTCGAGCAGAGCTCAAAAATTTTAATCAATTTTGTGGCCCAACTATGGTTTATCGAGCCGATTTGTTTAAACGCTTAGGAGGTTATCGCCTTTTTCTCAACCGAATTGGTAATGAAGACTACGATCTGTCTTATCGGGCCGCAGAACAAATGAAATGTAGCAATGTTCCCCATTTCCTGTATTATTATAGACAATCTGAAAATTCGCTGTCTAAAACCCTAAAGGCAGAAAATGCAGTCAGCTATAAATTGGTCCAATGGCTGGCTTTAGAAAGAGCGGCAGAAGGAAAGGACGCCCTGCAAAAGAATGAAGTAGAACGCTGTGTCGCCCAATTAGAAAAGCTTTGTCAACCCTATAAAGAAGAACCTGATTTGCTCTGCAGAGAATATGCCGCAGCATATATGTATGAAAAGCTTTATCGTTCCGCATTCTATGCCGCCTTGCAGGCCATAAAAATCAATCCTACAAAATTGATTAACTACCGAACCGCTTTTTATATCTTACGCAAAGCTAACTTTAACCTCTTGAACTAATTTTTATGTGTGGTATCGCCGGACAATTTAATCGCTCGGGCCAAGCTTTTTCTCCCGCCCAAAAGGAGTTTATCTTTAACGCCCTAAAAAGACGTGGCCCAGAGGCCAAAGGCGAAAAATCTTTTGCTCTCCCCGCCGGACAATTAGAACTCTTCCACCGCCGACTCTCTATTATCGAACTCTCTGAAGAAGGCCAACAACCTATGCCATCCGCTAGCGGCCGCTGCTGGATTAGCTTCAATGGAGAAATCTATAATTATCAAGCTATCCGAACAGCACTAAGCCAGGAGTATGTCAAACTCAATACACTAAGCGATACAGAGGTCATTATGGCCGCCTACGAACAATGGGGCCTGCAAACAATGCTCGATAAAATCGATGGGATGTTCGCTTTTGCCCTTTTTGACCAAAAGGAAAATAAATTGTTTTTGGTCCGCGACCGCCTAGGTAAAAAACCTCTTTACTACAGCTGGACCGGCCAAGCGCTTTTTTTCTCTTCCGATATCCGCATTGTTAAAGCTCAACTTCCCCAAGCACAGCTAGACCTCGCTAGCCTCGATTATTATTTGACGGAGTTGTCCAGCCCTCAACCGCATACGATCTGGCAGGAGATTAAACAAGTCCCCCCAGCTCAGCTTCTAGAGCTCGAGCTGCAAAGCGGAGCGCCCCAGTTGTCTACTTACTGGAGCCTAAAAAAGAAAGAACCCTTAGATCTCAATTTGAATGAGGCCCTAGAGCAAACTGAAAATATGCTCCGAAAAGCAATCCGCAAACGCTTAGTGAGTGATGTCCCTATCGCTTGCTTTCTCAGCGGTGGCGTAGATTCTGGCCTGATTACAGCCCTGATGGCCGAGGAGTCTAGCCAAAGGGTGCCCAGCTTTACCATCGGCTTTGCCGAAGCAATTGATATGAACGAATTTGCCGAGGCCAAGGCCTTGGCCCAACGCTATAATTGCGATCATCACGAAATTGTGGTGGAAGATCAACTCTTTGACCAGTTGGAGGGCCTGATGGATTATTTCGGTGAACCCTTTGCCGATGCTAGTATTTTGCCTTCTTCGCTGGTCTGCCAAGCGGTATCTAAAGAATATAAGGTGGCCCTCTCCGGCGATGGAGGCGATGAGCTTTTTGGTGGCTATCCCGATTATGGCCTGGCGTTCAGAAGTAGCCAGTTTGCCAAAAAACATCCCCAAAATCAATACCTCATCAGCCAGTTGGATAAACTGCTGGGCCGACTCAAAGGCAAAAAGGAAAATATGGGCGCCTGTTATGCCTATTTGCAATTGCCGCCAGAAAAACGCCTCTTCCGACAAATGGGCTTCTGGTCCAAAGAGGCCCTATACACCCAAAAACAAGCCCCCAGCGCCCAAGAACATTTACAAACAATATGGAGCAATTTTGCAGGCTCAGGAACCGCCCTAGATCAACTGATGCGCAGCTCCCTACATAGCCGCCTGCTCAACGATTATCTGCCCAAGGTGGACCGCGCCTCTATGTACCACTCCCTAGAGGTTCGCTCGCCTTTTCTCGATATCGATTTGCTCAATTTTGCCTTTAATCTGCCCGATGAACTGAAGTTTTATCAAAACCAAAATAAGTTTTTACTCAAGCAGCTGGCCAAAACGAAAATTGATCCCCAAATTTTAAATCGCCCCAAAAAAGGCTTTAGTATTCCCATCGGCGACTGGCTGCGCGGGGCCGCCAAAAGCTGGGGAGAAGAATTGCT
This genomic interval from Saprospira grandis contains the following:
- the asnB gene encoding asparagine synthase (glutamine-hydrolyzing); this encodes MCGIAGQFNRSGQAFSPAQKEFIFNALKRRGPEAKGEKSFALPAGQLELFHRRLSIIELSEEGQQPMPSASGRCWISFNGEIYNYQAIRTALSQEYVKLNTLSDTEVIMAAYEQWGLQTMLDKIDGMFAFALFDQKENKLFLVRDRLGKKPLYYSWTGQALFFSSDIRIVKAQLPQAQLDLASLDYYLTELSSPQPHTIWQEIKQVPPAQLLELELQSGAPQLSTYWSLKKKEPLDLNLNEALEQTENMLRKAIRKRLVSDVPIACFLSGGVDSGLITALMAEESSQRVPSFTIGFAEAIDMNEFAEAKALAQRYNCDHHEIVVEDQLFDQLEGLMDYFGEPFADASILPSSLVCQAVSKEYKVALSGDGGDELFGGYPDYGLAFRSSQFAKKHPQNQYLISQLDKLLGRLKGKKENMGACYAYLQLPPEKRLFRQMGFWSKEALYTQKQAPSAQEHLQTIWSNFAGSGTALDQLMRSSLHSRLLNDYLPKVDRASMYHSLEVRSPFLDIDLLNFAFNLPDELKFYQNQNKFLLKQLAKTKIDPQILNRPKKGFSIPIGDWLRGAAKSWGEELLQQLKKRPYFQAHYLDTLWENHQKASNNADALRIWTLLCFELWAEKHLD
- a CDS encoding glycosyltransferase family 2 protein → MTKPLLSVVLSVYNAAPYLEECLESLAAQTYSPIEFWLADDGSSDDSRAILDRWAAKDSRFKTDHNDKNIGKIKTINRLLLERAKGKYLSVHDADDYSAPNRFELQLQFLEAEPDHGLCGTFYTKISDDNKVLRKEKKHVSADVIRAELKNFNQFCGPTMVYRADLFKRLGGYRLFLNRIGNEDYDLSYRAAEQMKCSNVPHFLYYYRQSENSLSKTLKAENAVSYKLVQWLALERAAEGKDALQKNEVERCVAQLEKLCQPYKEEPDLLCREYAAAYMYEKLYRSAFYAALQAIKINPTKLINYRTAFYILRKANFNLLN
- a CDS encoding ABC transporter ATP-binding protein; this encodes MSKIALSVENLSKQYRLGEIGTGTISHDLNRWWAKMRGKEDPFSLVGQENDRTKKAESDFVWALRDINFKVEQGEVLGIIGKNGAGKSTLLKLISRITAPTQGFIKAKGRIASLLEVGTGMHPEMTARENIFLNGAIIGMTKKEIRRKFDEIVDFAGCTMYVDTPVKRYSSGMRVRLGFAVAAFLEPEILIVDEVLAVGDAEFQKKAVGKMKDVSSGEGRTVLFVSHNMGSVRALCNKGLVLKNGQMQFQGTADAAVQNYLDNYVEESREIEWSREEAPGTHEVKLLSAKVKKAGASSSREMIEQGDAVELDFVIEKLTEGEEQVDFTFHFYDEMNNFVFMASSALQNDIPKSGKGLLHYKALIPANLLHEGNYSLDKIFIVKNKASLLYRHGSSLNFEVVRRISGFGWQGAKEGVVKPDIKWSLEQL
- a CDS encoding TDP-N-acetylfucosamine:lipid II N-acetylfucosaminyltransferase, with the protein product MTKEKQIVHFCRDSVFHRIIIDLYEAVAPGQNRYILVKEKDAYVSFKLEPEMEKLTKAEAKEALAQHEVAIFHSLSENNLWLAAQAGDQQKVVWCSWGSDLGANHSYCSDETILDPKSYQANQQNRKAVLRAAKITLYKLLHQFPSLQAAYFNWRIAKEKQPLKEQALSKIDYVSTILPPEKEILSSLPQLKADYQWVNYGAVDMFVGDFYKKDTPLGQGMFVGHAAFFTCNHLDILPQIKALDYPYSIFIPMAYGNKYCKAALAEEAPKLFGQQLILQKEVLPKADYLKQLLACNIAVLNTKRQEALGTLITVLYLGMHTYLHPEGVLYKFCTEQGLKVYTTRALKKGMDFPKGKAKEMKHNRAQLEKIYGREVVLSRIENLLKKLLD